Proteins from one Chitinophaga oryzae genomic window:
- a CDS encoding toxin-antitoxin system YwqK family antitoxin: MRKIIAGTIIGLMLATAGQVQGQAGQPRNQKDAQQRKQGYWIEQVEELRGEPGYIWEGTYKNGRKEGIWKKTSLGGNIIAEETYRNNVLDGYCKYFYPNGKRAEEGAYLATEIEGQKDTVMAVDPVTQQETPVVIVRQGNSVRNGVWKLYDEDTGKMAKAYYKRGELVTPEDMGEDSTTVATPPTAPAPATLPHQDAGKRKKQH; the protein is encoded by the coding sequence ATGCGAAAAATAATAGCGGGGACAATCATCGGGTTAATGCTGGCGACAGCAGGCCAGGTGCAGGGACAGGCCGGGCAGCCCAGGAATCAGAAAGATGCCCAACAGCGTAAACAGGGTTACTGGATAGAACAGGTGGAAGAGCTGCGTGGCGAGCCTGGGTATATCTGGGAGGGAACGTATAAAAACGGCCGTAAGGAAGGGATCTGGAAGAAGACTTCGCTCGGCGGCAATATTATCGCAGAAGAGACCTACCGGAATAATGTGCTGGATGGTTATTGTAAATACTTTTATCCGAACGGAAAGCGTGCGGAAGAAGGCGCTTACCTGGCGACCGAAATAGAAGGGCAGAAGGACACCGTGATGGCCGTGGACCCGGTAACGCAACAGGAAACGCCGGTGGTGATCGTGCGGCAGGGCAATTCCGTGCGCAACGGTGTATGGAAATTATATGATGAAGATACCGGTAAAATGGCGAAAGCATATTACAAAAGAGGAGAGCTGGTGACGCCTGAAGATATGGGGGAAGATAGTACTACTGTCGCAACGCCCCCTACGGCACCTGCGCCTGCGACTTTGCCCCACCAGGACGCCGGAAAGCGAAAAAAGCAACACTGA
- the glgB gene encoding 1,4-alpha-glucan branching protein GlgB produces MTGVINRPLQSVEPFSLFSSGDIALFQAGSHYRLYEKFGAHTLEYEGVQGTYFAVWAPDAAFVAVMGDFNQWDHYSHTLLPRWDSSGIWEGFIPGVEAGCLYKYFIRANSGEELFKGDPFATRWEVRPKTASVVHPLDHTWHDKKWMQQRKKHNSLSSPFSVYEVHLGSWRRPDPNDEKSVYSYGEIAAMLVPYVKEMGFTHVELMPVMEHPFDGSWGYQLTGYFAATSRYGTPQDFMAMVEAFHAAGIGVILDWVPSHFPHDAHGLYRFDGSHVYEYADMRKGYHPDWNSYIFNYSRNEVRSFLLSNAIYWLDKFHIDGLRVDAVASMIHLDYSRERGAWEPNELGGNENLEAISFLKKLNETVYALFPDVQTIAEDSTNHYGVSRPTFMGGLGFGMKWMMGWMNDTLDYFQKDPIHRKWYQNDLTFSLVYAFSENYMLPLSHDEVVHGKSPLLYKMPGDDWQKCANLRLLYGYMYTHPGTKLLFMGGELGQTSEWNYKRELDWHLLKHATHKGIQDFVKDINRLYRESTALYEQQFEGEGFEWMIVNDYDNCVLAYLRKGKAAGDVMLVVLNMTPVPREQYPVGIPLGGVWEEVLNSDHPRYYGSGVINTGPLQAAKQFYNGREYTLSLRIPPLGVTILKPVTA; encoded by the coding sequence ATGACCGGAGTTATCAATCGCCCTTTGCAGTCAGTAGAACCATTTTCGCTTTTTTCATCCGGAGATATTGCCCTGTTCCAGGCAGGGTCACATTACCGGCTATACGAAAAATTTGGCGCACATACGCTCGAATATGAGGGCGTACAGGGCACCTATTTTGCCGTATGGGCTCCGGACGCTGCCTTTGTGGCCGTCATGGGTGATTTTAACCAGTGGGACCATTACAGTCATACCCTTTTGCCGCGCTGGGACAGCTCCGGCATATGGGAAGGATTTATTCCGGGCGTGGAAGCCGGCTGCCTGTACAAATACTTTATCCGTGCCAACAGCGGAGAAGAGCTTTTTAAAGGAGATCCTTTTGCCACCCGTTGGGAGGTACGCCCTAAAACAGCTTCCGTGGTGCATCCGCTGGACCATACCTGGCACGACAAAAAATGGATGCAGCAGAGGAAGAAACATAACAGCCTGAGCAGCCCTTTCTCCGTGTATGAAGTGCACCTCGGCTCCTGGCGCAGGCCAGACCCCAACGACGAAAAAAGCGTTTACTCCTACGGAGAAATTGCCGCTATGCTGGTGCCCTATGTGAAAGAAATGGGCTTCACGCATGTGGAACTGATGCCGGTAATGGAACACCCGTTTGACGGCTCCTGGGGGTACCAGCTGACCGGTTACTTCGCCGCCACATCCCGCTACGGCACGCCGCAGGATTTTATGGCCATGGTGGAAGCCTTTCACGCAGCCGGCATCGGCGTGATACTCGACTGGGTGCCTTCCCATTTTCCGCATGACGCGCATGGTCTGTACCGGTTCGACGGTTCACATGTGTACGAATACGCCGATATGCGCAAAGGGTACCATCCTGACTGGAACAGCTATATTTTCAATTATTCCCGCAATGAAGTGCGGTCGTTTCTGCTCAGCAATGCTATTTACTGGCTGGACAAATTCCATATCGACGGCCTGCGGGTAGATGCCGTGGCCTCCATGATACACCTGGATTATTCCCGGGAGCGCGGCGCCTGGGAACCCAACGAACTGGGCGGCAATGAAAACCTGGAAGCCATCAGTTTCCTAAAAAAGCTGAATGAAACAGTGTATGCGCTGTTCCCCGATGTACAGACCATTGCCGAAGACTCCACCAATCATTATGGCGTGTCCAGGCCTACCTTTATGGGAGGACTGGGTTTCGGCATGAAGTGGATGATGGGCTGGATGAATGATACGCTGGATTATTTCCAAAAAGATCCCATTCACCGTAAATGGTACCAGAACGATTTGACTTTTAGCCTTGTATATGCTTTCAGCGAGAACTATATGCTGCCGTTGAGCCATGACGAGGTCGTGCATGGTAAATCTCCTTTGCTGTACAAGATGCCGGGCGACGACTGGCAGAAATGCGCCAACCTGCGCCTGTTGTACGGTTATATGTATACTCATCCCGGCACTAAGTTGCTGTTTATGGGGGGCGAGCTGGGGCAGACTTCCGAATGGAATTACAAACGGGAGCTGGACTGGCACCTATTAAAACACGCTACCCATAAGGGGATACAGGATTTCGTAAAAGACATTAACCGGTTGTACCGCGAGTCTACTGCTTTGTACGAGCAACAGTTTGAAGGAGAGGGCTTTGAATGGATGATCGTCAACGATTATGACAATTGTGTGCTGGCCTACCTGCGTAAAGGCAAAGCGGCGGGCGATGTAATGCTGGTGGTGCTGAATATGACGCCGGTGCCCCGTGAGCAGTACCCGGTGGGCATCCCGCTGGGAGGCGTATGGGAAGAGGTGTTAAACAGTGATCATCCCCGGTATTATGGAAGCGGGGTGATAAATACCGGTCCGCTGCAGGCGGCAAAACAATTTTACAATGGCCGCGAATATACCCTGTCGCTCCGTATCCCGCCATTGGGGGTAACCATACTGAAACCCGTTACAGCGTAA
- a CDS encoding DUF4382 domain-containing protein, producing MKSALLKRGLLAVSIPLLAAILLYSCKKDQSSSADPIPRNQQKVSLFLSDDPGLFDKVLLDIRKVEILIDTCGKTDDDNWNDRDRCWWDEDRDHDRQGRDTCQVWDSLSIRPGVYDLLTLRNGADTLLAGGLVKKGVMKRIRITIGDNNSLVKNNVTYPVTSVAGQSKIIVRIRHNEWDEVSTDNLQLWLDFDVQRSIIRTWNGKFILRPYINVFTILKMGSLSGRVTPWDAYPVISVYNSNKDTLYALPWRSGEFKVRGLKPGTWNVFVNTSNGYKDTTITNVTVERGRDTKLGDIKLHK from the coding sequence ATGAAAAGTGCTCTCCTGAAGCGGGGTTTGCTGGCCGTATCGATTCCTTTGCTGGCCGCCATCCTGTTGTACTCCTGTAAAAAAGATCAATCATCCTCCGCTGATCCGATTCCCCGGAACCAGCAAAAAGTCAGCTTGTTTCTTTCCGATGATCCAGGGCTGTTCGACAAGGTATTGCTGGACATCCGCAAGGTAGAGATATTGATAGACACCTGCGGAAAAACCGACGACGACAACTGGAATGACCGCGACCGTTGCTGGTGGGACGAAGACCGCGACCACGACCGTCAGGGCCGTGATACCTGCCAGGTATGGGATTCACTGAGCATCCGTCCCGGCGTGTATGACCTGCTGACGCTTCGTAATGGCGCCGATACCCTGCTGGCCGGTGGCCTGGTAAAGAAGGGCGTGATGAAGCGGATCCGTATCACCATTGGAGACAACAATTCCCTCGTGAAAAACAACGTGACTTATCCGGTTACCTCTGTGGCCGGCCAGTCAAAGATTATTGTAAGGATCAGGCATAACGAATGGGACGAAGTGTCTACCGACAACCTGCAGCTGTGGCTGGATTTCGATGTACAACGTTCCATCATCCGTACCTGGAACGGCAAGTTCATCCTGCGTCCGTACATCAACGTATTCACTATCCTGAAAATGGGCAGCCTCTCCGGCCGTGTTACGCCCTGGGACGCCTACCCGGTGATCTCTGTTTACAACAGCAACAAAGACACACTGTACGCATTGCCCTGGAGAAGCGGTGAGTTTAAAGTGCGCGGGTTGAAACCGGGTACCTGGAATGTATTTGTGAATACATCCAACGGGTATAAAGACACTACCATTACCAATGTGACCGTTGAGCGGGGCAGGGATACAAAGCTGGGAGATATTAAACTACATAAATAG